A single Glycine soja cultivar W05 chromosome 14, ASM419377v2, whole genome shotgun sequence DNA region contains:
- the LOC114383658 gene encoding probable disease resistance protein At4g27220 isoform X2, protein MGDIVVSIVAKLAEYTVGPILHHAQYLCCFNNIAGNLPNAKEELELTRNSVKERVEEAIMRTEIIEPAVEKWLKDVEKVLEEVHMLQERISEVSKSYFRRQFQYFLTKKIARKIEKMAQLNHNSKFDPFSKIAELPGMKYYSSKDFVLFKSRESTYENLLEALKDKSVSMIGLVGLGGSGKTTLAKEVGKKAEELKLFEKVVMATVSQTPNIRSIQLQIVDNLGLKFVEESEEGRAQRLSERLRTGTTLLILDDVWENLDFEAIGIPYNENNKGCGVLLTTRSREVCISMQCQTIIELNLLTGEEAWDLFKLNANITGESPYVLKGVATKIVDECKGLPIAIVTVGSTLKGKTFEEWESALSRLEDSKPLDIPKGLRSPYACLQLSYDNLTNQLAKSLFLLCSIFPEDHEIDLEDLFRFGKGMGLTGTFGTMVKARREMQTAVSILIDSFLLLQASKKERVKMHDMVRDVALWIASERGQAILASTGMDPRMLIEDETIKDKRAISLWDLKNGQLLDDDQLNCPSLEILLFHSPKVAFEVSNACFERLKMIKILAFLTSSYKWGSWWTKIPSYRNLSLPQSIESLKYLHTLCLRGYQLGDISILESLKALEILDLRGSSFIELPNGIASLKKLKLLDLFHCFLQTKNAYEVIGRCLQLNELYLYINSYAYEESPHNISFSRLERYVLIYKMYPWHLPTDMLEEHRPTRALCIDGFNASVQSFISLPIKDFFQKAEYLELRYLKGGYKNVIPSMDPQGMNHLIFLKLEYCPEIECLFDSTNVDLLQTEDAFSSLVILRLSQLDNLEEVFHDPSSRCSLKSLEILNIDYCRQLYNISFPKNSKLCHLKVLRIYNCPMLTCIFKPSIVQTLEQLEEVRISECYELKHIIEEVEEGSVDYVSSQSHTSLMLPKLRTLTIRRCQGLEYIFPMCCAHGLASLEELDIEECNELKYVFGNEKEHDLRVYQHQSHRQTKVDINLLYLGELHLKSLPNLVEIWPKYCHPRLPNLEKLICQNCPRLSNFFLHMAVIDSNLQPDTTPMEKDILWLVATMFHQLNDQTIAPELKDVLKLKYLNLNDIVGVKGLFKFQISEPGSIRELVPLNMGLVDLTLFDLPELKFIWKGPTNFLSLQMLDMIYVNGCPKLKTIFSPTIVRSLPMLKTLRISNCEELEHIFDSGDSEEFKCLYTCSQQVCFPNLEWIEVENCNKLKCLFYNFVAGHFPSLADLDIADCSQLEKIFAFEHEAGDDGQEGTAKDGEQVLLRNLTHIKFTSLPNFKEIHHGFKLTNNFEQTITDCPKYAPSLYLYPEEMEWSGECSSD, encoded by the exons ATGGGGGATATCGTTGTTTCCATCGTAGCAAAGTTAGCAGAATATACAGTGGGCCCAATTTTACACCATGCTCAATACTTGTGTTGTTTCAACAACATTGCTGGGAATCTTCCAAATGCCAAGGAAGAATTGGAATTAACCCGAAACAGTGTGAAGGAACGAGTTGAAGAAGCTATTATGAGGACGGAAATAATTGAACCAGCAGTTGAGAAGTGGctgaaagatgttgagaaagTCTTAGAAGAAGTGCATATGCTTCAAGAAAGAATTTCGGAAGTAAGCAAGAGCTATTTCAGAAGGCAATTCCAatattttcttacaaaaaaaatagcaagaaaaattgagaaaatggCTCAACTCAACCACAACAGCAAGTTTGATCCATTTTCTAAGATTGCCGAACTTCCAGGAATGAAGTACTATTCATCCAAAGATTTTGTTCTTTTCAAATCAAGAGAATCGACTTATGAGAACCTTTTGGAAGCTTTAAAGGATAAAAGTGTTTCCATGATTGGACTAGTTGGACTAGGAGGCTCAGGAAAAACTACTTTGGCGAAAGAAGTTGGTAAGAAAGCTGAGGAGTTAAAACTTTTTGAGAAGGTTGTCATGGCAACAGTCTCTCAAACTCCAAATATTAGAAGCATCCAATTGCAAATTGTTGATAACTTGGGTTTGAAATTTGTGGAAGAATCAGAGGAAGGCAGAGCACAAAGACTATCAGAGAGATTAAGGACAGGCACAACTCTACTAATCTTGGATGATGTATGGGAAAACCTAGACTTTGAAGCTATAGGTATTCCatacaatgaaaataataaGGGGTGTGGAGTACTCTTAACCACTCGGAGTAGAGAAGTATGCATTTCCATGCAATGCCAAACAATAATTGAGCTCAATCTCTTAACTGGTGAGGAAGCTTGGGATTTGTTCAAATTGAATGCAAACATAACTGGTGAGTCCCCATATGTATTGAAAGGCGTTGCAACAAAAATTGTTGATGAATGTAAAGGATTGCCTATTGCAATTGTGACGGTGGGAAGCACATTAAAGGGCAAAACTTTTGAAGAGTGGGAGTCCGCACTGTCAAGACTAGAAGATTCCAAACCACTGGATATTCCAAAAGGCTTAAGAAGTCCTTATGCTTGTCTGCAATTAAGTTATGATAATTTGACTAATCAACTAGCCAAGTCCTTGTTCTTGTTGTGCTCTATATTTCCAGAGGATCATGAAATTGATTTGGAAGATTTATTTCGATTTGGAAAGGGAATGGGCCTAACTGGGACTTTTGGAACAATGGTGAAAGCAAGGAGGGAGATGCAGACAGCTGTTAGCATCCtcattgattcttttttgttgttgcaggccagtaaaaaagaaagagtgaaaaTGCATGACATGGTTCGTGATGTAGCCTTGTGGATAGCATCTGAAAGGGGTCAAGCAATTTTGGCAAGTACTGGAATGGATCCAAGAATGTTGATAGAGGATGAAACCATAAAAGATAAGAGGGCAATATCCTTATGGGATTTGAAAAATGGCCAGCTTCTTGATGATGATCAATTGAATTGTCCATCACTTGAAATTCTCTTGTTTCATTCTCCCAAGGTTGCCTTTGAAGTATCAAATGCTTGTTTTGAAAggctaaaaatgattaaaatcctGGCATTCTTGACATCTAGCTATAAGTGGGGATCCTGGTGGACAAAAATTCCATCATATCGCAACTTGTCACTGCCACAGTCAATCGAGTCATTAAAATATCTTCATACTCTATGCTTGAGAGGCTATCAATTAGGTGACATCTCCATTTTGGAAAGCCTAAAAGCACTTGAGATTCTTGACTTGCGTGGTTCTTCTTTCATAGAATTGCCTAATGGAATCGCGTCATTAAAGAAATTGAAGCTTCTGGATTTGTTCCATTGTTTCCTTCAGACAAAAAATGCTTACGAGGTTATAGGAAGATGTTTGCAGCTGAATGAATTGTATTTGTATATAAATTCATATGCATATGAGGAATCTCCGCATAATATCTCTTTCTCAAGATTAGAGAggtatgttttaatttataaaatgtaCCCCTGGCACCTGCCGACTGACATGTTGGAAGAACATAGACCAACTAGAGCTTTATGCATAGATGGTTTTAATGCCTCAGTTCAAAGTTTTATATCATTACCAATTAAGGATTTCTTTCAAAAAGCAGAGTACCTTGAATTGAGGTACCTTAAGGGAGGTTACAAAAATGTAATCCCATCCATGGATCCACAAGGCATGAATCACTTGATTTTCCTAAAGTTAGAATATTGTCCAGAGATAGAATGCCTCTTTGATAGTACCAATGTTGATCTGCTGCAAACTGAAGATGCGTTCTCCAGCCTAGTCATTTTAAGGTTGTCTCAATTGGATAACCTTGAAGAAGTGTTTCATGACCCCTCTTCCAGATGCTCTCTCAAAAGTTTAGAAATTCTAAACATAGACTATTGCAGACAATTGTACAATATTTCCTTTCCCAAGAACTCAAAGCTATGCCATCTCAAGGTCTTGAGAATATATAATTGCCCGATGCTAACTTGTATCTTCAAGCCATCCATTGTCCAAACTCTAGAGCAGCTAGAAGAAGTGAGAATATCTGAATGCTATGAATTGAAGCACATAAtagaagaagtggaagaaggGAGTGTTGATTATGTTAGCAGCCAAAGTCATACCTCTTTGATGCTCCCAAAATTAAGGACACTTACTATTCGTCGATGTCAGGGGTTGGAATATATATTCCCTATGTGTTGTGCTCATGGGCTAGCAAGTTTGGAAGAACTGGACATTGAAGAATGTAATGAGTTGAAGTATGTATTTGGCAATGAAAAGGAACATGATCTTAGAGTGTACCAGCACCAGAGTCACCGTCAAACTAAAGTTGACATCAATTTGCTCTATTTGGGTGAGCTCCATTTAAAGTCATTACCGAATCTGGTTGAAATTTGGCCTAAATATTGTCATCCACGTTTACCAAATTTGGAAAAGTTAATCTGCCAAAATTGTCCAAGATTGTCAAATTTTTTTCTGCATATGGCGGTGATTGATTCAAATCTGCAGCCAGACACAACTCCAAtg GAGAAGGATATACTATGGTTGGTTGCCACCATGTTCCACCAATTGAACGATCAAACGATTGCCCCCGAACTTAAAGATGTCCTCAAACTTAAATACCTTAATTTGAATGATATTGTTGGAGTAAAAGGTCTTTTCAAATTCCAAATCAGCGAACCTGGAAGCATTAGAGAATTAGTTCCATTGAACATGGGTCTAGTTGATCTCACCTTATTTGATCTACCTGAGCTCAAGTTCATATGGAAGGGCCCCACAAATTTTCTAAGCCTCCAGATGCTTGACATGATTTATGTGAATGGATGTCCAAAATTGAAAACCATCTTCTCCCCTACCATTGTTAGAAGCTTACCAATGCTGAAAACATTGAGAATAAGTAATTGTGAGGAATTAGAGCACATATTTGATTCAGGTGATTCAGAAGAATTCAAATGCCTATATACTTGTTCCCAACAAGTGTGCTTCCCAAATTTGGAGTGGATTGAAGTTGAAAACTGCAACAAGTTGAAatgtcttttttataattttgtggcTGGTCATTTCCCCAGTCTGGCTGATTTGGATATAGCAGACTGCTCTCAATTAGAGAAGATTTTTGCTTTTGAACATGAAGCTGGTGATGATGGTCAAGAAGGAACTGCTAAGGATGGAGAACAAGTACTGTTGCGCAACCTAACACATATAAAATTCACAAGTTTGCCAAATTTCAAAGAGATTCACCATGGATTTaagttaacaaataattttgaacaGACTATAACAGATTGTCCTAAATATGCTCCAAGTTTATATCTATACCCAG aagaaatggaatGGAGTGGAGAATGCAGCTCTGATTAG
- the LOC114383658 gene encoding probable disease resistance protein At4g27220 isoform X1, whose translation MGDIVVSIVAKLAEYTVGPILHHAQYLCCFNNIAGNLPNAKEELELTRNSVKERVEEAIMRTEIIEPAVEKWLKDVEKVLEEVHMLQERISEVSKSYFRRQFQYFLTKKIARKIEKMAQLNHNSKFDPFSKIAELPGMKYYSSKDFVLFKSRESTYENLLEALKDKSVSMIGLVGLGGSGKTTLAKEVGKKAEELKLFEKVVMATVSQTPNIRSIQLQIVDNLGLKFVEESEEGRAQRLSERLRTGTTLLILDDVWENLDFEAIGIPYNENNKGCGVLLTTRSREVCISMQCQTIIELNLLTGEEAWDLFKLNANITGESPYVLKGVATKIVDECKGLPIAIVTVGSTLKGKTFEEWESALSRLEDSKPLDIPKGLRSPYACLQLSYDNLTNQLAKSLFLLCSIFPEDHEIDLEDLFRFGKGMGLTGTFGTMVKARREMQTAVSILIDSFLLLQASKKERVKMHDMVRDVALWIASERGQAILASTGMDPRMLIEDETIKDKRAISLWDLKNGQLLDDDQLNCPSLEILLFHSPKVAFEVSNACFERLKMIKILAFLTSSYKWGSWWTKIPSYRNLSLPQSIESLKYLHTLCLRGYQLGDISILESLKALEILDLRGSSFIELPNGIASLKKLKLLDLFHCFLQTKNAYEVIGRCLQLNELYLYINSYAYEESPHNISFSRLERYVLIYKMYPWHLPTDMLEEHRPTRALCIDGFNASVQSFISLPIKDFFQKAEYLELRYLKGGYKNVIPSMDPQGMNHLIFLKLEYCPEIECLFDSTNVDLLQTEDAFSSLVILRLSQLDNLEEVFHDPSSRCSLKSLEILNIDYCRQLYNISFPKNSKLCHLKVLRIYNCPMLTCIFKPSIVQTLEQLEEVRISECYELKHIIEEVEEGSVDYVSSQSHTSLMLPKLRTLTIRRCQGLEYIFPMCCAHGLASLEELDIEECNELKYVFGNEKEHDLRVYQHQSHRQTKVDINLLYLGELHLKSLPNLVEIWPKYCHPRLPNLEKLICQNCPRLSNFFLHMAVIDSNLQPDTTPMEKDILWLVATMFHQLNDQTIAPELKDVLKLKYLNLNDIVGVKGLFKFQISEPGSIRELVPLNMGLVDLTLFDLPELKFIWKGPTNFLSLQMLDMIYVNGCPKLKTIFSPTIVRSLPMLKTLRISNCEELEHIFDSGDSEEFKCLYTCSQQVCFPNLEWIEVENCNKLKCLFYNFVAGHFPSLADLDIADCSQLEKIFAFEHEAGDDGQEGTAKDGEQVLLRNLTHIKFTSLPNFKEIHHGFKLTNNFEQTITDCPKYAPSLYLYPEEEMEWSGECSSD comes from the exons ATGGGGGATATCGTTGTTTCCATCGTAGCAAAGTTAGCAGAATATACAGTGGGCCCAATTTTACACCATGCTCAATACTTGTGTTGTTTCAACAACATTGCTGGGAATCTTCCAAATGCCAAGGAAGAATTGGAATTAACCCGAAACAGTGTGAAGGAACGAGTTGAAGAAGCTATTATGAGGACGGAAATAATTGAACCAGCAGTTGAGAAGTGGctgaaagatgttgagaaagTCTTAGAAGAAGTGCATATGCTTCAAGAAAGAATTTCGGAAGTAAGCAAGAGCTATTTCAGAAGGCAATTCCAatattttcttacaaaaaaaatagcaagaaaaattgagaaaatggCTCAACTCAACCACAACAGCAAGTTTGATCCATTTTCTAAGATTGCCGAACTTCCAGGAATGAAGTACTATTCATCCAAAGATTTTGTTCTTTTCAAATCAAGAGAATCGACTTATGAGAACCTTTTGGAAGCTTTAAAGGATAAAAGTGTTTCCATGATTGGACTAGTTGGACTAGGAGGCTCAGGAAAAACTACTTTGGCGAAAGAAGTTGGTAAGAAAGCTGAGGAGTTAAAACTTTTTGAGAAGGTTGTCATGGCAACAGTCTCTCAAACTCCAAATATTAGAAGCATCCAATTGCAAATTGTTGATAACTTGGGTTTGAAATTTGTGGAAGAATCAGAGGAAGGCAGAGCACAAAGACTATCAGAGAGATTAAGGACAGGCACAACTCTACTAATCTTGGATGATGTATGGGAAAACCTAGACTTTGAAGCTATAGGTATTCCatacaatgaaaataataaGGGGTGTGGAGTACTCTTAACCACTCGGAGTAGAGAAGTATGCATTTCCATGCAATGCCAAACAATAATTGAGCTCAATCTCTTAACTGGTGAGGAAGCTTGGGATTTGTTCAAATTGAATGCAAACATAACTGGTGAGTCCCCATATGTATTGAAAGGCGTTGCAACAAAAATTGTTGATGAATGTAAAGGATTGCCTATTGCAATTGTGACGGTGGGAAGCACATTAAAGGGCAAAACTTTTGAAGAGTGGGAGTCCGCACTGTCAAGACTAGAAGATTCCAAACCACTGGATATTCCAAAAGGCTTAAGAAGTCCTTATGCTTGTCTGCAATTAAGTTATGATAATTTGACTAATCAACTAGCCAAGTCCTTGTTCTTGTTGTGCTCTATATTTCCAGAGGATCATGAAATTGATTTGGAAGATTTATTTCGATTTGGAAAGGGAATGGGCCTAACTGGGACTTTTGGAACAATGGTGAAAGCAAGGAGGGAGATGCAGACAGCTGTTAGCATCCtcattgattcttttttgttgttgcaggccagtaaaaaagaaagagtgaaaaTGCATGACATGGTTCGTGATGTAGCCTTGTGGATAGCATCTGAAAGGGGTCAAGCAATTTTGGCAAGTACTGGAATGGATCCAAGAATGTTGATAGAGGATGAAACCATAAAAGATAAGAGGGCAATATCCTTATGGGATTTGAAAAATGGCCAGCTTCTTGATGATGATCAATTGAATTGTCCATCACTTGAAATTCTCTTGTTTCATTCTCCCAAGGTTGCCTTTGAAGTATCAAATGCTTGTTTTGAAAggctaaaaatgattaaaatcctGGCATTCTTGACATCTAGCTATAAGTGGGGATCCTGGTGGACAAAAATTCCATCATATCGCAACTTGTCACTGCCACAGTCAATCGAGTCATTAAAATATCTTCATACTCTATGCTTGAGAGGCTATCAATTAGGTGACATCTCCATTTTGGAAAGCCTAAAAGCACTTGAGATTCTTGACTTGCGTGGTTCTTCTTTCATAGAATTGCCTAATGGAATCGCGTCATTAAAGAAATTGAAGCTTCTGGATTTGTTCCATTGTTTCCTTCAGACAAAAAATGCTTACGAGGTTATAGGAAGATGTTTGCAGCTGAATGAATTGTATTTGTATATAAATTCATATGCATATGAGGAATCTCCGCATAATATCTCTTTCTCAAGATTAGAGAggtatgttttaatttataaaatgtaCCCCTGGCACCTGCCGACTGACATGTTGGAAGAACATAGACCAACTAGAGCTTTATGCATAGATGGTTTTAATGCCTCAGTTCAAAGTTTTATATCATTACCAATTAAGGATTTCTTTCAAAAAGCAGAGTACCTTGAATTGAGGTACCTTAAGGGAGGTTACAAAAATGTAATCCCATCCATGGATCCACAAGGCATGAATCACTTGATTTTCCTAAAGTTAGAATATTGTCCAGAGATAGAATGCCTCTTTGATAGTACCAATGTTGATCTGCTGCAAACTGAAGATGCGTTCTCCAGCCTAGTCATTTTAAGGTTGTCTCAATTGGATAACCTTGAAGAAGTGTTTCATGACCCCTCTTCCAGATGCTCTCTCAAAAGTTTAGAAATTCTAAACATAGACTATTGCAGACAATTGTACAATATTTCCTTTCCCAAGAACTCAAAGCTATGCCATCTCAAGGTCTTGAGAATATATAATTGCCCGATGCTAACTTGTATCTTCAAGCCATCCATTGTCCAAACTCTAGAGCAGCTAGAAGAAGTGAGAATATCTGAATGCTATGAATTGAAGCACATAAtagaagaagtggaagaaggGAGTGTTGATTATGTTAGCAGCCAAAGTCATACCTCTTTGATGCTCCCAAAATTAAGGACACTTACTATTCGTCGATGTCAGGGGTTGGAATATATATTCCCTATGTGTTGTGCTCATGGGCTAGCAAGTTTGGAAGAACTGGACATTGAAGAATGTAATGAGTTGAAGTATGTATTTGGCAATGAAAAGGAACATGATCTTAGAGTGTACCAGCACCAGAGTCACCGTCAAACTAAAGTTGACATCAATTTGCTCTATTTGGGTGAGCTCCATTTAAAGTCATTACCGAATCTGGTTGAAATTTGGCCTAAATATTGTCATCCACGTTTACCAAATTTGGAAAAGTTAATCTGCCAAAATTGTCCAAGATTGTCAAATTTTTTTCTGCATATGGCGGTGATTGATTCAAATCTGCAGCCAGACACAACTCCAAtg GAGAAGGATATACTATGGTTGGTTGCCACCATGTTCCACCAATTGAACGATCAAACGATTGCCCCCGAACTTAAAGATGTCCTCAAACTTAAATACCTTAATTTGAATGATATTGTTGGAGTAAAAGGTCTTTTCAAATTCCAAATCAGCGAACCTGGAAGCATTAGAGAATTAGTTCCATTGAACATGGGTCTAGTTGATCTCACCTTATTTGATCTACCTGAGCTCAAGTTCATATGGAAGGGCCCCACAAATTTTCTAAGCCTCCAGATGCTTGACATGATTTATGTGAATGGATGTCCAAAATTGAAAACCATCTTCTCCCCTACCATTGTTAGAAGCTTACCAATGCTGAAAACATTGAGAATAAGTAATTGTGAGGAATTAGAGCACATATTTGATTCAGGTGATTCAGAAGAATTCAAATGCCTATATACTTGTTCCCAACAAGTGTGCTTCCCAAATTTGGAGTGGATTGAAGTTGAAAACTGCAACAAGTTGAAatgtcttttttataattttgtggcTGGTCATTTCCCCAGTCTGGCTGATTTGGATATAGCAGACTGCTCTCAATTAGAGAAGATTTTTGCTTTTGAACATGAAGCTGGTGATGATGGTCAAGAAGGAACTGCTAAGGATGGAGAACAAGTACTGTTGCGCAACCTAACACATATAAAATTCACAAGTTTGCCAAATTTCAAAGAGATTCACCATGGATTTaagttaacaaataattttgaacaGACTATAACAGATTGTCCTAAATATGCTCCAAGTTTATATCTATACCCAG aagaagaaatggaatGGAGTGGAGAATGCAGCTCTGATTAG
- the LOC114383658 gene encoding probable disease resistance protein At4g27220 isoform X4, whose translation MGDIVVSIVAKLAEYTVGPILHHAQYLCCFNNIAGNLPNAKEELELTRNSVKERVEEAIMRTEIIEPAVEKWLKDVEKVLEEVHMLQERISEVSKSYFRRQFQYFLTKKIARKIEKMAQLNHNSKFDPFSKIAELPGMKYYSSKDFVLFKSRESTYENLLEALKDKSVSMIGLVGLGGSGKTTLAKEVGKKAEELKLFEKVVMATVSQTPNIRSIQLQIVDNLGLKFVEESEEGRAQRLSERLRTGTTLLILDDVWENLDFEAIGIPYNENNKGCGVLLTTRSREVCISMQCQTIIELNLLTGEEAWDLFKLNANITGESPYVLKGVATKIVDECKGLPIAIVTVGSTLKGKTFEEWESALSRLEDSKPLDIPKGLRSPYACLQLSYDNLTNQLAKSLFLLCSIFPEDHEIDLEDLFRFGKGMGLTGTFGTMVKARREMQTAVSILIDSFLLLQASKKERVKMHDMVRDVALWIASERGQAILASTGMDPRMLIEDETIKDKRAISLWDLKNGQLLDDDQLNCPSLEILLFHSPKVAFEVSNACFERLKMIKILAFLTSSYKWGSWWTKIPSYRNLSLPQSIESLKYLHTLCLRGYQLGDISILESLKALEILDLRGSSFIELPNGIASLKKLKLLDLFHCFLQTKNAYEVIGRCLQLNELYLYINSYAYEESPHNISFSRLERYVLIYKMYPWHLPTDMLEEHRPTRALCIDGFNASVQSFISLPIKDFFQKAEYLELRYLKGGYKNVIPSMDPQGMNHLIFLKLEYCPEIECLFDSTNVDLLQTEDAFSSLVILRLSQLDNLEEVFHDPSSRCSLKSLEILNIDYCRQLYNISFPKNSKLCHLKVLRIYNCPMLTCIFKPSIVQTLEQLEEVRISECYELKHIIEEVEEGSVDYVSSQSHTSLMLPKLRTLTIRRCQGLEYIFPMCCAHGLASLEELDIEECNELKYVFGNEKEHDLRVYQHQSHRQTKVDINLLYLGELHLKSLPNLVEIWPKYCHPRLPNLEKLICQNCPRLSNFFLHMAVIDSNLQPDTTPMKWNGVENAALIRQWYYVLSKVLEVVAQLIYIRRKRLSGLLDPENNFNLSFVSCS comes from the exons ATGGGGGATATCGTTGTTTCCATCGTAGCAAAGTTAGCAGAATATACAGTGGGCCCAATTTTACACCATGCTCAATACTTGTGTTGTTTCAACAACATTGCTGGGAATCTTCCAAATGCCAAGGAAGAATTGGAATTAACCCGAAACAGTGTGAAGGAACGAGTTGAAGAAGCTATTATGAGGACGGAAATAATTGAACCAGCAGTTGAGAAGTGGctgaaagatgttgagaaagTCTTAGAAGAAGTGCATATGCTTCAAGAAAGAATTTCGGAAGTAAGCAAGAGCTATTTCAGAAGGCAATTCCAatattttcttacaaaaaaaatagcaagaaaaattgagaaaatggCTCAACTCAACCACAACAGCAAGTTTGATCCATTTTCTAAGATTGCCGAACTTCCAGGAATGAAGTACTATTCATCCAAAGATTTTGTTCTTTTCAAATCAAGAGAATCGACTTATGAGAACCTTTTGGAAGCTTTAAAGGATAAAAGTGTTTCCATGATTGGACTAGTTGGACTAGGAGGCTCAGGAAAAACTACTTTGGCGAAAGAAGTTGGTAAGAAAGCTGAGGAGTTAAAACTTTTTGAGAAGGTTGTCATGGCAACAGTCTCTCAAACTCCAAATATTAGAAGCATCCAATTGCAAATTGTTGATAACTTGGGTTTGAAATTTGTGGAAGAATCAGAGGAAGGCAGAGCACAAAGACTATCAGAGAGATTAAGGACAGGCACAACTCTACTAATCTTGGATGATGTATGGGAAAACCTAGACTTTGAAGCTATAGGTATTCCatacaatgaaaataataaGGGGTGTGGAGTACTCTTAACCACTCGGAGTAGAGAAGTATGCATTTCCATGCAATGCCAAACAATAATTGAGCTCAATCTCTTAACTGGTGAGGAAGCTTGGGATTTGTTCAAATTGAATGCAAACATAACTGGTGAGTCCCCATATGTATTGAAAGGCGTTGCAACAAAAATTGTTGATGAATGTAAAGGATTGCCTATTGCAATTGTGACGGTGGGAAGCACATTAAAGGGCAAAACTTTTGAAGAGTGGGAGTCCGCACTGTCAAGACTAGAAGATTCCAAACCACTGGATATTCCAAAAGGCTTAAGAAGTCCTTATGCTTGTCTGCAATTAAGTTATGATAATTTGACTAATCAACTAGCCAAGTCCTTGTTCTTGTTGTGCTCTATATTTCCAGAGGATCATGAAATTGATTTGGAAGATTTATTTCGATTTGGAAAGGGAATGGGCCTAACTGGGACTTTTGGAACAATGGTGAAAGCAAGGAGGGAGATGCAGACAGCTGTTAGCATCCtcattgattcttttttgttgttgcaggccagtaaaaaagaaagagtgaaaaTGCATGACATGGTTCGTGATGTAGCCTTGTGGATAGCATCTGAAAGGGGTCAAGCAATTTTGGCAAGTACTGGAATGGATCCAAGAATGTTGATAGAGGATGAAACCATAAAAGATAAGAGGGCAATATCCTTATGGGATTTGAAAAATGGCCAGCTTCTTGATGATGATCAATTGAATTGTCCATCACTTGAAATTCTCTTGTTTCATTCTCCCAAGGTTGCCTTTGAAGTATCAAATGCTTGTTTTGAAAggctaaaaatgattaaaatcctGGCATTCTTGACATCTAGCTATAAGTGGGGATCCTGGTGGACAAAAATTCCATCATATCGCAACTTGTCACTGCCACAGTCAATCGAGTCATTAAAATATCTTCATACTCTATGCTTGAGAGGCTATCAATTAGGTGACATCTCCATTTTGGAAAGCCTAAAAGCACTTGAGATTCTTGACTTGCGTGGTTCTTCTTTCATAGAATTGCCTAATGGAATCGCGTCATTAAAGAAATTGAAGCTTCTGGATTTGTTCCATTGTTTCCTTCAGACAAAAAATGCTTACGAGGTTATAGGAAGATGTTTGCAGCTGAATGAATTGTATTTGTATATAAATTCATATGCATATGAGGAATCTCCGCATAATATCTCTTTCTCAAGATTAGAGAggtatgttttaatttataaaatgtaCCCCTGGCACCTGCCGACTGACATGTTGGAAGAACATAGACCAACTAGAGCTTTATGCATAGATGGTTTTAATGCCTCAGTTCAAAGTTTTATATCATTACCAATTAAGGATTTCTTTCAAAAAGCAGAGTACCTTGAATTGAGGTACCTTAAGGGAGGTTACAAAAATGTAATCCCATCCATGGATCCACAAGGCATGAATCACTTGATTTTCCTAAAGTTAGAATATTGTCCAGAGATAGAATGCCTCTTTGATAGTACCAATGTTGATCTGCTGCAAACTGAAGATGCGTTCTCCAGCCTAGTCATTTTAAGGTTGTCTCAATTGGATAACCTTGAAGAAGTGTTTCATGACCCCTCTTCCAGATGCTCTCTCAAAAGTTTAGAAATTCTAAACATAGACTATTGCAGACAATTGTACAATATTTCCTTTCCCAAGAACTCAAAGCTATGCCATCTCAAGGTCTTGAGAATATATAATTGCCCGATGCTAACTTGTATCTTCAAGCCATCCATTGTCCAAACTCTAGAGCAGCTAGAAGAAGTGAGAATATCTGAATGCTATGAATTGAAGCACATAAtagaagaagtggaagaaggGAGTGTTGATTATGTTAGCAGCCAAAGTCATACCTCTTTGATGCTCCCAAAATTAAGGACACTTACTATTCGTCGATGTCAGGGGTTGGAATATATATTCCCTATGTGTTGTGCTCATGGGCTAGCAAGTTTGGAAGAACTGGACATTGAAGAATGTAATGAGTTGAAGTATGTATTTGGCAATGAAAAGGAACATGATCTTAGAGTGTACCAGCACCAGAGTCACCGTCAAACTAAAGTTGACATCAATTTGCTCTATTTGGGTGAGCTCCATTTAAAGTCATTACCGAATCTGGTTGAAATTTGGCCTAAATATTGTCATCCACGTTTACCAAATTTGGAAAAGTTAATCTGCCAAAATTGTCCAAGATTGTCAAATTTTTTTCTGCATATGGCGGTGATTGATTCAAATCTGCAGCCAGACACAACTCCAAtg aaatggaatGGAGTGGAGAATGCAGCTCTGATTAGACAATGGTATTACGTACTGTCAAAAGTGCTTGAAGTTGTCGCCCAACTGATTTACATACGTAGGAAGAGGTTATCAG GACTTCTTGATCCAGAAAACAACTTCAATTTGTCTTTCGTTTCATGCTCTTGA